The proteins below are encoded in one region of Belonocnema kinseyi isolate 2016_QV_RU_SX_M_011 chromosome 1, B_treatae_v1, whole genome shotgun sequence:
- the LOC117177912 gene encoding protein ANTAGONIST OF LIKE HETEROCHROMATIN PROTEIN 1-like yields MTIDPEKKLYVALYVLGTPDSYRSITTKFVVGKATTWRAVLRVVKALCKLRSYFIQWPNELQCQETAESLEENYGFPGVIGAVFELMMVVTN; encoded by the exons ATGACGATTGacccagaaaaaaaattgtacgtAGCGTTATATGTACTTGGAACACCTGATTCATACAG gtCTATAACAACCAAATTTGTAGTTGGAAAAGCTACTACATGGCGAGCTGTATTAAGAGTTGTTAAAGCTCTTTGTAAATTGCGATCCTATTTCATTCAGTGGCCAAATGAACTACAATGCCAGGAAACTGCTGAAAGCCTTGAGGAGAATTATGGATTTCCTGGAGTGATTGGTGCG GTGTTTGAATTGATGATGGTGGTAACAAACTAA